From a single Halorussus limi genomic region:
- a CDS encoding uracil-xanthine permease family protein, producing the protein MDIEYGIDDKPPLAESVLLGFQHYLTMIGATVAIPLALAAAMGMPDGATARLIGTFFVASGVGTLAQTTVGNRYPIVQGGTFSMLAPGLAIIGVIASNGGGWEIMIRELMGAVIVAGLVEVLIGYFGVMGWIKRHMGPVVIAPVIALIGLSLFNAPQIQNPNAAAPGTGQNWWLLGLTLALIVAFSQYLDRYHRSFRLFPVLLGIASAWLVAALLSVTGVFASGSISYVDLGSVTGATLVQPIYPFQWGTPLFTPGFAIGMVAGMFASAIESFGDYHAVARMAGRGAPSARRINHGIGMEGLGNTLAGVMGTGNGLTSYTENVGAIGITGVASRYVVQTGAAVMIVVGYFGPVGALFATIPAPIIGGLYVVMFGQIAAVGLSQLKYVDLDANRNVFIVGFALFAGLAIPGYMSNVGAGMDVSASTAFQQGLASVPVLGPVLGTDVVSTTVFVIGGTGMAVGGIVAFFLDNTVPGTREERGLTAWESLTEDDSEFESFWDRRSSETDDRTRRAD; encoded by the coding sequence GTGGACATCGAGTACGGCATCGACGACAAGCCGCCGCTCGCCGAGTCCGTGCTGTTGGGTTTCCAGCACTACCTCACGATGATAGGCGCGACGGTGGCCATCCCGCTCGCGCTGGCCGCCGCGATGGGGATGCCAGACGGTGCGACCGCACGACTCATCGGCACGTTCTTCGTCGCGTCGGGCGTCGGGACGCTGGCCCAGACGACCGTCGGGAACCGCTATCCCATCGTGCAGGGCGGCACGTTCTCGATGCTGGCCCCGGGACTGGCCATCATCGGCGTCATCGCGTCGAACGGCGGCGGGTGGGAGATAATGATACGCGAACTCATGGGCGCGGTCATCGTCGCCGGACTGGTCGAGGTCCTCATCGGTTACTTCGGCGTCATGGGCTGGATTAAACGCCACATGGGGCCGGTGGTCATCGCGCCGGTCATCGCGCTCATCGGACTGTCGCTGTTCAACGCTCCCCAGATTCAGAACCCGAACGCCGCCGCGCCCGGAACGGGACAGAACTGGTGGCTGTTGGGGCTGACGCTGGCGCTCATCGTCGCGTTCTCCCAGTACCTCGACCGGTATCACCGATCGTTCCGACTCTTTCCGGTCCTGCTCGGCATCGCGTCGGCGTGGCTCGTCGCCGCGCTCCTGTCGGTGACGGGCGTCTTCGCCTCGGGGTCTATCAGCTACGTCGACCTCGGGTCGGTCACGGGCGCGACCCTCGTTCAACCCATTTACCCCTTCCAGTGGGGCACGCCGCTGTTCACGCCCGGTTTCGCAATCGGGATGGTCGCCGGAATGTTCGCCTCGGCCATCGAGAGTTTCGGCGACTACCACGCCGTCGCCCGGATGGCCGGACGCGGAGCGCCCAGCGCCCGGCGCATCAATCACGGCATCGGCATGGAGGGGTTGGGCAACACGCTCGCGGGCGTCATGGGCACCGGAAACGGTCTGACCTCCTACACCGAGAACGTCGGCGCTATCGGCATCACCGGCGTCGCCTCGCGCTACGTGGTCCAGACGGGGGCCGCCGTGATGATAGTCGTCGGCTACTTCGGCCCGGTCGGGGCGCTGTTCGCAACGATTCCGGCACCCATCATCGGCGGCCTCTACGTCGTGATGTTCGGCCAGATTGCCGCCGTCGGCCTCTCGCAGTTGAAGTACGTGGACCTCGACGCGAACCGGAACGTGTTCATCGTCGGGTTCGCGCTGTTCGCCGGTCTCGCGATTCCGGGCTACATGTCGAACGTCGGCGCGGGGATGGACGTCTCGGCCTCGACCGCGTTCCAGCAGGGTCTCGCCTCGGTGCCGGTCCTCGGCCCCGTTCTCGGGACCGACGTGGTCTCGACCACCGTCTTCGTCATCGGCGGCACCGGGATGGCTGTCGGCGGTATCGTCGCGTTCTTCCTCGACAACACCGTTCCCGGCACCCGCGAGGAGCGCGGCCTGACCGCGTGGGAGAGTCTGACCGAGGACGACAGCGAGTTCGAGTCGTTCTGGGACCGGCGCTCCTCGGAGACCGACGACCGGACACGGCGGGCCGACTGA
- a CDS encoding TrmB family transcriptional regulator, with product MEEVQVAVDGLERLGLTEYEARCFVALTRLPHGTAKEIGKVADIPRSRVYETMDRLRERGLVELQEGEPRTFQSVSINTAVRVLRKQYESYFETVEESLRQMEPVFKENQQAVWAINDHEQVTERILDLVADATDEILLIVFAETLLDEELLDALRSADDRGVAVHVGTDAEAVRDTFADAEIDARVFTSELIEWFDAGDATPRIGRLLMTDRGPVLMSALHDEDLPGVPNETAAWSDGIDHGLATFAESVLTYELRENAAEVGDSAVSD from the coding sequence ATGGAAGAGGTACAGGTGGCAGTAGACGGGTTGGAACGACTCGGACTGACCGAGTACGAAGCCCGGTGTTTCGTCGCGCTCACGCGACTCCCTCACGGCACTGCGAAGGAAATCGGAAAAGTGGCCGACATCCCGCGCTCGCGAGTCTACGAGACGATGGACCGCCTCCGGGAGCGGGGGTTGGTCGAGTTGCAGGAGGGCGAACCGCGGACCTTCCAGAGCGTCTCGATAAACACCGCCGTCCGCGTTCTCCGCAAGCAGTACGAGTCCTACTTCGAGACGGTCGAGGAGTCGCTGCGCCAGATGGAACCGGTGTTCAAGGAGAACCAGCAGGCGGTGTGGGCCATCAACGACCACGAGCAGGTCACGGAGCGGATACTCGACCTCGTCGCGGACGCGACCGACGAGATTCTGCTGATAGTCTTCGCGGAGACCCTGCTGGACGAGGAGTTGCTGGACGCGCTTAGGTCGGCCGACGACCGCGGTGTCGCCGTCCACGTCGGCACGGACGCCGAGGCAGTCCGCGATACGTTCGCGGACGCCGAAATCGACGCCCGCGTCTTCACGTCCGAACTGATAGAGTGGTTCGACGCCGGGGACGCCACGCCCAGAATCGGGCGACTGCTCATGACCGACAGGGGACCGGTGCTGATGAGCGCCCTCCACGACGAAGACCTTCCGGGCGTGCCCAACGAGACGGCGGCGTGGAGCGACGGCATCGACCACGGCCTCGCGACCTTCGCCGAGTCGGTCCTGACCTACGAACTGCGAGAGAACGCGGCCGAGGTGGGTGACTCGGCCGTCTCGGACTGA
- a CDS encoding DUF7344 domain-containing protein, whose translation MESTTTPRSTDAQSLDAVLSLLRKERRRHVLAVLSERNGPVSVRDLAAAVAARETEGDAGEISPETTGSVAATLHHVHLPKLADADAVAYDDEAGTATLAQAEGFTPFLGLADEAR comes from the coding sequence ATGGAAAGCACGACTACCCCACGCTCGACCGATGCACAGTCTCTGGACGCAGTTCTGTCTCTCCTCCGGAAGGAACGCCGTCGGCACGTCCTCGCGGTCCTCTCCGAGCGGAACGGCCCGGTTTCCGTACGCGACCTCGCCGCGGCGGTCGCGGCGCGCGAAACCGAGGGCGACGCCGGCGAGATTTCGCCGGAGACGACCGGGAGCGTCGCGGCGACGCTCCACCACGTCCACCTGCCGAAACTGGCGGACGCCGACGCGGTGGCCTACGACGACGAGGCGGGCACCGCCACGCTCGCGCAGGCCGAAGGGTTCACGCCGTTTCTCGGACTGGCCGACGAGGCCCGGTGA
- a CDS encoding XdhC family protein, producing MNDESDAWAASALSVRESLWEVVADSAPPDDAATDDAAAAVATVTAVEGSAYRRPGAKRVLADDAAVGAITAGCLEGPVADLAERALADGPVRGTFDLTGDDAWEFGLGCNGVVDVLVEPADESFRPALERVADGERVALTTVVSGESADGSDEYPDAPVGARSLVAENGEVAAADADARPPLPDDLLAAVRERAGEFAAAGRSDTVTVETDRGTAAVFVDGLEPAPELLVFGHGADVRPVARLAREAGFRVTVATARGARADAERFSAAHDVVATRPTAVGDAVSRPADTYAVVMSHNFVDDRLALESLLDTRVPYVGLMGPRKRFDAMREEFAEAGVELSAADAERIGTPVGLDLGGGEPFQIALSVVGEVLAVSNGRAGGRLTDGEGPIHPRSAVGGDSASSPSPRDDSDSDSESP from the coding sequence ATGAACGACGAGTCCGACGCGTGGGCCGCGAGCGCGCTGTCGGTCCGTGAGAGCCTCTGGGAAGTCGTCGCGGACTCGGCCCCGCCCGACGACGCCGCGACTGACGACGCCGCGGCCGCCGTCGCCACCGTCACTGCGGTCGAGGGGTCGGCCTACCGACGCCCCGGGGCGAAGCGCGTCCTCGCAGACGACGCCGCGGTCGGGGCCATCACCGCCGGGTGTCTCGAAGGCCCGGTCGCCGACCTCGCAGAGCGCGCGCTGGCCGACGGCCCGGTCCGGGGGACGTTCGACCTCACGGGCGACGACGCGTGGGAGTTCGGACTCGGATGCAACGGCGTCGTCGACGTGCTGGTCGAACCCGCCGACGAGAGCTTTCGGCCCGCGTTGGAGCGAGTCGCGGACGGCGAACGCGTCGCGCTGACCACGGTCGTCTCGGGGGAGTCCGCCGACGGAAGCGACGAGTATCCCGACGCACCCGTCGGCGCGCGGTCGCTCGTCGCCGAGAACGGGGAAGTCGCCGCGGCCGACGCCGACGCTCGCCCGCCGCTCCCCGACGACCTGCTCGCGGCGGTCCGCGAGCGCGCCGGGGAGTTCGCCGCGGCCGGGCGCTCGGACACCGTGACGGTCGAGACAGACCGGGGGACCGCGGCGGTGTTCGTGGACGGTCTCGAACCCGCGCCGGAACTGCTCGTCTTCGGCCACGGCGCGGACGTGCGACCGGTCGCGCGCCTCGCCCGCGAGGCCGGATTCCGGGTGACGGTCGCCACCGCCCGCGGAGCGCGCGCCGACGCCGAGCGGTTCTCCGCGGCCCACGATGTCGTCGCTACCCGGCCGACGGCGGTCGGCGACGCCGTCTCGCGCCCTGCCGACACCTACGCGGTCGTGATGAGCCACAACTTCGTGGACGACAGGTTGGCGCTGGAGTCGCTCCTCGACACGCGGGTTCCGTACGTCGGCCTGATGGGGCCGCGCAAGCGATTCGACGCGATGCGCGAGGAGTTCGCCGAGGCGGGCGTCGAACTCTCGGCCGCCGACGCCGAGCGAATCGGAACGCCCGTGGGTCTCGACTTGGGCGGGGGCGAACCCTTCCAAATCGCGCTCTCGGTCGTCGGCGAGGTGCTGGCGGTGTCGAACGGCAGGGCGGGTGGTCGGTTGACCGACGGCGAGGGACCGATTCACCCCCGGTCGGCGGTGGGCGGCGATTCGGCGTCGTCCCCGTCGCCACGGGACGACTCGGACTCGGACTCGGAGTCGCCCTGA
- a CDS encoding S41 family peptidase: MGDEPTHYPRADLVEDARSLATTLEASHPDPYAGHGGRVAFHRNLEELVREIPADGESLEAFYERVAEFAALVRDLHTAVSPPEETEAEVAGRLPLGFRVVGDGLYVDEVYDEDCADLLGGRLVAAEGVPTADLEARAAAVESADNEYGDRRNLGKMLEAVAPLRFLLDDEREPERPTLTVETPDGERTERTLEVVETDEPVETLATSVERPETDGEPAFRFLDDERSTALLALPDMRLYREHPEMMTAMDAEGSERMARDAYREVVGEPVPDELTDVLAGIPSATEVLTELVEEMADAGTETLVVDTRDNGGGNSALTYILLYVLYGWDGIADATADQISVPKDSDLYRQRFGDEGAVGETDNPAGFDFESYFARGDADEQLDQLREQVRLTETFREEVESGDNEAYYRPESVVVVTSAGTASAGTEPAFLLSKLGASVVGVPSVQAPNKPRDLLPGELPNTGLDFRVSFRHVEFRPEADDGDVFVPEAELTSDRFEAYDRAGDAGLRLALDFAGADDDSESNA, translated from the coding sequence ATGGGAGACGAACCCACACATTACCCCCGTGCGGACCTCGTAGAAGACGCCCGCTCGCTGGCGACCACGCTCGAAGCGTCTCACCCCGACCCGTACGCCGGACACGGCGGTCGGGTGGCCTTCCACCGAAACCTCGAAGAGCTAGTTCGGGAGATTCCAGCGGACGGCGAGTCGCTCGAGGCGTTCTACGAGCGCGTCGCCGAGTTCGCGGCGCTGGTCCGGGACCTCCACACGGCCGTCAGTCCGCCCGAGGAGACCGAGGCGGAGGTCGCCGGGCGACTACCGCTCGGGTTCCGCGTCGTCGGAGACGGTCTCTACGTGGACGAGGTGTACGACGAGGATTGCGCGGACCTGTTGGGCGGGCGTCTCGTCGCCGCGGAGGGCGTCCCGACGGCCGACCTCGAAGCGCGGGCGGCCGCCGTCGAAAGCGCCGACAACGAGTACGGCGACCGCAGAAACCTCGGGAAGATGCTCGAAGCGGTGGCTCCGCTCCGGTTCCTGCTGGACGATGAACGCGAACCCGAGCGGCCGACGCTGACCGTCGAAACCCCAGACGGCGAGCGCACCGAGCGGACCCTCGAAGTAGTCGAGACCGACGAACCTGTCGAGACGCTGGCGACGAGCGTCGAGCGCCCGGAGACCGACGGCGAACCCGCGTTTCGGTTCCTCGACGACGAGCGTTCGACCGCGCTCCTCGCGCTCCCGGACATGCGACTCTACCGCGAGCATCCCGAGATGATGACCGCGATGGACGCCGAGGGGTCCGAACGAATGGCCCGCGACGCGTACCGGGAGGTCGTCGGCGAACCGGTGCCCGACGAGCTAACCGACGTGCTGGCGGGGATTCCCTCGGCGACCGAAGTGCTGACGGAGTTGGTCGAGGAGATGGCCGACGCCGGGACCGAGACGCTGGTGGTCGATACGCGGGACAACGGCGGCGGGAACTCCGCGCTCACCTACATTCTGCTCTACGTCCTCTACGGGTGGGACGGTATCGCAGACGCGACCGCGGACCAGATATCCGTCCCGAAGGACTCGGACCTGTACCGCCAGCGGTTCGGCGACGAGGGAGCGGTCGGCGAAACCGACAACCCGGCCGGGTTCGACTTCGAGTCGTACTTCGCGCGGGGCGATGCCGACGAGCAACTCGACCAACTCCGCGAGCAGGTCCGACTCACCGAGACCTTCCGCGAGGAGGTCGAATCGGGCGACAACGAGGCGTACTACCGCCCGGAGAGCGTGGTCGTCGTGACCTCGGCCGGGACCGCCTCGGCGGGCACCGAACCCGCCTTCCTGCTGTCTAAGCTCGGCGCGTCCGTCGTCGGCGTCCCCTCGGTGCAGGCGCCGAACAAGCCCCGAGACCTGCTTCCGGGCGAACTCCCGAACACCGGCCTCGACTTCCGGGTGTCGTTCCGCCACGTCGAGTTCCGCCCCGAGGCCGACGACGGCGACGTGTTCGTGCCGGAGGCGGAGCTGACCTCCGACCGGTTCGAGGCGTACGACCGCGCCGGCGACGCCGGCCTCCGACTGGCGCTCGACTTCGCAGGCGCGGACGACGACTCGGAATCGAACGCGTAG
- a CDS encoding NAD-dependent epimerase/dehydratase family protein has product MELSGKSVLVTGGAGLIGTHLTESLAADNDVLVADNCSKGNREWVPESARFADADLTDPDDVAEVVTSDLDVVFHLGALSDVNRGDHRRVFEHNNAMLYNILERMDEVGLSKIAFASSSAVYGEAPRPTPEDFAPLEPVSTYGASKLAGEGLLSTYAHSHDFTTWMFRFSNVVGPHQRNNVISDFIEKLLDDPSRLEILGDGRQEKSYLHVEDCVSGMEHVVENTDEPTNIYNLGTRTTISVTRIAELVSDVVGCDPEFEYTGGDRGWTGDVPKMRLSIEKASAIGWSPERESADAVRTAAEQLYDELA; this is encoded by the coding sequence ATGGAGCTTTCAGGGAAGTCGGTCCTCGTCACCGGCGGTGCCGGACTCATCGGCACCCACCTCACGGAGTCGCTCGCCGCGGACAACGACGTACTCGTCGCCGACAACTGCTCGAAGGGCAACCGCGAGTGGGTGCCCGAGTCGGCCCGGTTCGCCGACGCCGACCTCACCGACCCCGACGACGTGGCCGAAGTCGTCACCTCGGACCTCGACGTCGTCTTCCACCTCGGGGCGCTCTCGGACGTGAACCGGGGCGACCACCGCCGCGTCTTCGAACACAACAACGCGATGCTCTACAACATCCTCGAACGCATGGACGAGGTCGGCCTCTCGAAGATAGCCTTCGCCTCCTCGTCGGCGGTGTACGGCGAAGCGCCCCGCCCGACGCCCGAGGACTTCGCGCCGCTCGAACCCGTCAGCACCTACGGCGCGAGCAAGTTGGCCGGCGAGGGCCTGCTCTCGACGTACGCCCACTCTCACGACTTCACGACGTGGATGTTCCGGTTCTCGAACGTCGTCGGGCCCCACCAGCGCAACAACGTCATCTCGGACTTCATCGAGAAGTTGCTCGACGACCCCTCCCGTCTCGAAATCCTCGGCGACGGCCGCCAAGAGAAGTCCTACCTCCACGTCGAGGACTGCGTGAGCGGGATGGAACACGTCGTGGAGAACACCGACGAACCGACCAACATCTACAATCTGGGCACCAGAACGACCATCTCGGTCACGCGCATCGCCGAACTGGTCAGCGACGTGGTCGGCTGTGACCCCGAGTTCGAGTACACCGGGGGCGACCGGGGCTGGACCGGCGACGTGCCCAAGATGCGCCTCTCCATCGAGAAGGCCAGCGCGATAGGCTGGTCGCCCGAACGCGAGAGCGCCGACGCGGTCCGGACCGCGGCCGAGCAGTTGTACGACGAACTGGCCTGA
- a CDS encoding outer membrane protein assembly factor BamB family protein: MFDTTPLALDRRRFLAAVGSALPATGFATAFRDDRSSSDDDSQTDQSSDSDSGNRQRPDWRLTGFDATNVGYHPDLTGPKTRARERWRRDAAVEGVVAADGVVYASTERDVVAFDAETGEEKWRTRVCDNATSQNLVYTPAVADGRVFASTFAETLYALDAETGETRWEYGLDHRWGGRILAADADAVYATDDSRRAFAVDAETGRERWEYRYGEPLPSTPVVADGTLYLGYADRSVLRAVEVESDRQRWEQSGPGDEWVEAMTVADGTVYAGWGLPGEEPGHLTAIDDETGEEKWRLETDRTVDTEPAVADGTLYVHSGGWLRAVDAETGELKWRFDTEGAVDKDSWHSIEPPSVADGTVYVGGYDAIVYALNAETGEPRWTYAFGQESPLHVTPVPHRGSLYAASEGVVALDETSEAAVTAAFEADQDGADEDDTFQVGEPVEFEALKSRGPIAEYEWDITEEEGIDARGQRVEHTFRERDDEFVTLRVRGDDGRVDTVERELNVVPWED, from the coding sequence ATGTTCGATACGACCCCGCTCGCGCTCGACCGCCGGCGCTTCCTCGCCGCGGTCGGAAGCGCCCTCCCCGCGACCGGTTTCGCCACCGCGTTCCGCGACGACCGGTCCAGTTCAGACGACGACTCGCAGACCGACCAATCGTCCGACTCCGACTCCGGAAATCGCCAGCGTCCGGACTGGCGACTGACCGGTTTCGACGCGACGAACGTCGGATACCACCCCGACCTGACCGGCCCAAAAACTCGCGCCCGAGAACGCTGGCGTCGCGACGCGGCGGTCGAGGGCGTCGTCGCGGCGGACGGCGTCGTCTACGCCAGCACCGAACGAGACGTGGTCGCGTTCGACGCCGAGACCGGCGAGGAGAAGTGGCGGACTCGGGTCTGTGACAACGCGACCAGCCAGAACCTCGTCTACACCCCGGCGGTCGCCGACGGTCGGGTCTTCGCCAGCACGTTCGCCGAAACCCTCTACGCGCTCGACGCCGAGACCGGCGAGACGCGCTGGGAGTACGGTCTCGACCACCGATGGGGCGGGAGGATACTCGCGGCCGACGCCGACGCGGTGTACGCGACCGACGACTCCCGGCGGGCGTTCGCGGTGGACGCCGAGACCGGCCGCGAGCGGTGGGAGTACCGCTACGGCGAACCGCTCCCGTCCACCCCGGTCGTCGCCGACGGGACGCTCTATCTCGGGTACGCCGACCGGTCGGTCCTCCGCGCCGTCGAAGTCGAGAGCGACCGTCAGCGTTGGGAGCAGTCCGGCCCGGGCGACGAGTGGGTCGAAGCGATGACCGTCGCGGACGGCACCGTCTACGCCGGATGGGGCCTGCCCGGCGAGGAACCCGGCCACCTGACCGCAATCGACGACGAGACGGGCGAGGAGAAGTGGCGACTGGAGACCGACCGGACGGTGGACACCGAACCCGCCGTGGCGGACGGAACCCTCTACGTCCACAGCGGCGGATGGCTTCGGGCAGTGGACGCCGAGACGGGCGAGTTGAAGTGGCGGTTCGACACCGAAGGGGCAGTGGACAAGGATTCGTGGCACAGCATCGAACCGCCGTCCGTCGCCGACGGGACGGTCTACGTCGGCGGGTACGACGCGATAGTCTACGCGCTGAACGCCGAAACCGGCGAACCTCGGTGGACCTACGCCTTCGGACAGGAGTCCCCGCTCCACGTCACGCCGGTTCCCCACCGCGGGAGTCTCTACGCCGCGAGCGAAGGAGTCGTCGCCCTCGACGAGACGAGCGAGGCCGCGGTCACGGCGGCGTTCGAGGCCGACCAAGACGGCGCGGACGAAGACGACACCTTTCAGGTCGGCGAACCGGTCGAGTTCGAGGCGCTGAAATCTCGCGGTCCGATCGCGGAGTACGAGTGGGACATCACCGAGGAGGAGGGCATCGACGCCCGAGGCCAGCGCGTCGAACACACCTTCCGCGAGCGCGACGACGAGTTCGTGACTCTCCGGGTCCGGGGCGACGACGGGCGGGTCGATACGGTCGAGCGCGAACTGAACGTCGTCCCGTGGGAAGACTGA
- a CDS encoding thiamine pyrophosphate-binding protein: MAETNEELVAQLEALGVEYVFGYPGGRVIELLDELPESDIEVVRPRDEREGSVMAETYGRLTQTPGVLAGQGPWIGSLGTIGQMEARLSSSPMVVLTEASERGDYSTLAPYQQSRGDYGGLDLPKILDGVTKEHWFPRSPTETLRSVQLAFKHATAGRPGPTAVILDGDAITEEVPEDPIPPVWDADEQVRNWDAAPTESDVEQAAEAFAEAERPVVIAGNGVHAAQAYDELREVAETYDAVVVTSYLGKSTIPETHDLAGGVIGSFGHEGANQVVSEADALLVAGCRMNPMDTNWQAPSFVRPDEQTIVHADVDTRNAGWVYPADVGLIGDAKESLRALSDAGEAASAGNDWARDRAESARESFSAPECESDASPIKPQRAVKEIEAVADEDTIVTADSGNNRFWLLNYLQTPGVRTYFGSGGVGGMGWATPAAVSAAITTDEDVIGVAGDGGFTMTMTSVEIAVEKGVAPTFVVLNDTSLGMVRQMQEEDGDIAGVEFHDTDFVAIAEGFGAEGIRATTPDELGVALAEGKENDVPTVIDARIDREEDMAEQLQSSFYAEVGGLHE, translated from the coding sequence ATGGCAGAGACCAACGAGGAACTCGTCGCCCAACTCGAAGCCCTCGGCGTCGAGTACGTCTTCGGGTACCCCGGCGGGCGGGTCATCGAGTTGCTGGACGAACTCCCCGAGTCGGACATCGAGGTGGTCCGTCCGCGCGACGAGCGAGAGGGCAGCGTCATGGCCGAGACGTACGGTCGCCTAACACAGACGCCGGGCGTCCTCGCCGGTCAGGGGCCGTGGATAGGCAGTCTCGGTACCATCGGCCAGATGGAGGCCCGCCTGTCGTCGTCGCCGATGGTCGTCCTGACCGAGGCCAGCGAGCGCGGCGACTACTCGACGCTCGCGCCCTACCAGCAGTCCCGGGGCGACTACGGCGGCCTCGACCTCCCCAAAATTTTGGACGGCGTGACGAAAGAACACTGGTTCCCGCGCTCGCCGACCGAGACCCTCCGGAGCGTTCAGTTGGCGTTCAAGCACGCGACCGCGGGCCGGCCCGGTCCCACGGCGGTCATCCTCGACGGCGACGCGATCACCGAGGAGGTGCCCGAGGACCCGATTCCGCCGGTCTGGGACGCCGACGAGCAGGTCCGCAACTGGGACGCCGCGCCGACCGAGAGCGACGTGGAGCAGGCGGCCGAGGCCTTCGCCGAGGCGGAACGACCGGTCGTCATCGCCGGCAACGGCGTCCACGCCGCGCAGGCCTACGACGAGTTGCGGGAGGTCGCCGAGACCTACGACGCGGTCGTCGTGACCTCCTACCTCGGAAAGTCCACGATTCCCGAGACCCACGACCTCGCGGGCGGCGTCATCGGGTCGTTCGGCCACGAGGGCGCGAATCAGGTCGTGAGCGAGGCCGACGCCCTGCTCGTGGCGGGATGCCGGATGAACCCGATGGACACCAACTGGCAGGCCCCGAGTTTCGTCCGACCCGACGAGCAGACGATCGTCCACGCGGACGTGGACACCCGGAACGCGGGGTGGGTCTACCCCGCCGACGTGGGCCTCATCGGGGACGCGAAGGAGAGCCTTCGGGCGCTCTCGGACGCCGGTGAAGCGGCGAGTGCGGGCAACGACTGGGCGCGAGATCGCGCCGAGTCGGCCCGCGAGTCGTTCTCGGCCCCGGAGTGCGAGTCCGACGCCTCGCCCATCAAACCCCAGCGCGCCGTGAAGGAAATCGAGGCGGTCGCGGACGAGGACACCATCGTCACGGCCGACTCGGGCAACAACCGCTTCTGGCTACTCAACTACCTCCAGACGCCCGGCGTCCGGACCTACTTCGGGTCGGGCGGCGTCGGCGGGATGGGATGGGCGACCCCGGCCGCGGTCTCGGCCGCGATTACGACCGACGAGGACGTAATCGGCGTCGCCGGCGACGGCGGGTTCACGATGACGATGACCAGCGTCGAAATCGCCGTCGAGAAGGGGGTCGCGCCCACCTTCGTCGTGCTGAACGACACCAGTCTCGGGATGGTGCGCCAGATGCAGGAGGAGGACGGCGACATCGCCGGCGTGGAGTTCCACGACACCGACTTCGTGGCCATCGCGGAGGGCTTCGGCGCGGAGGGAATCCGGGCGACGACTCCGGACGAACTCGGCGTGGCGCTCGCGGAGGGGAAAGAAAACGACGTGCCGACGGTCATCGACGCCCGCATCGACCGCGAGGAGGACATGGCCGAGCAGTTGCAGTCGTCGTTCTACGCGGAGGTCGGCGGACTCCACGAGTGA